A stretch of the Crassostrea angulata isolate pt1a10 unplaced genomic scaffold, ASM2561291v2 HiC_scaffold_107, whole genome shotgun sequence genome encodes the following:
- the LOC128169225 gene encoding uncharacterized protein LOC128169225, translating into MFTEAYSMSTEAQFVPSEAQHVSTEAHIMPTDAHHMHSQKRDNCAHTEAEQMPTGLRCSRISMMLDHDSDSDSDDEEEGNDKELDQAICAVSGEIILREEARALSELTIKTFLAEKRITSEARRMSKMAIQSAYSAAVVTPLRSSKKVRRSLIFTQE; encoded by the exons ATGTTTACAGAGGCATATTCCATGTCCACCGAGGCTCAGTTCGTGCCTTCAGAGGCACAGCACGTGTCCACAGAGGCACATATCATGCCCACAGACGCACATCACATGCACTCACAGAAGAGGGACAACTGCGCCCACACAGAGGCCGAGCAAATGCCCACAGGACTGAG atgtTCCAGGATATCGATGATGTTGGACCATGACAGCGATAGTGACAGTGATGACGAGGAGGAAGGAAACGACAAAGAACTTGACCAGGCGATATG TGCCGTGTCTGGGGAGATAATTCTCAGGGAAGAA GCACGGGCGTTGTCAGAGCTGACCATCAAAACATTTCTGGCTGAGAAGCGAATAACGTCAGAG GCCAGGAGGATGTCCAAGATGGCGATACAGTCTGCCTACTCAGCGGCCGTGGTTACTCCACTAAGGTCCTCAAAGAAGGTGAGAAGGAGCTTAATCTTTACACAGGAATAA
- the LOC128169228 gene encoding E3 ubiquitin-protein ligase TRIM37-like, with translation MALSESQIPPDAQHYLVCGTEDCERNCQFYCNDCHQPMCEQCRDEHQKNKKTKNHEVVPYKQRKRQLPVEKCKLHPTKEMVILCEECQIPLCYKCTTTKEHRGHVFTDLQMVFDEKVSLCQEEIAKIRNYFEPTSQDLKKDIAGDVKEIKKIMEGLRTSMKAEAEAVKKLVDTVTSDNTEQVNKIEQSLLQTLNGQNQNIDEYISYLNDLIKTFYGCLSPSNIEQLTFALNSENLIIRPIPETSKPVLPVFTAGQYSKEDVAKLLGKITVPNIKPENRKIKPMETVSTQLKPTGKQRKQDKDKSDVKQTLSLSSSVTEVREYTVPCVDEVYHISLGKSGRLWVSDGSGNLVQTDLQGNQLQKIQTSGGSQGYHTVTQDGDLIYTDQYNKVINRITPDNTIAECIKIRDWVPVSIHSSHINGDILVGMWKVGEGKVTRYNKTGTEIQNIQRDNKGQKLYKYPLYITENINGDVCVSVRGKHSVVVVDKSGQRRFSYTGQGSRILPFGICTDVLGHILVCDINSDTVHLLDQDGQFLSLLLTPQQEVKCPRGVYVDDENNLWVGQRYTNKVSVYKYLQ, from the coding sequence ATGGCATTATCTGAATCACAAATTCCACCCGACGCCCAGCATTACTTGGTGTGTGGCACTGAAGACTGTGAGAGGAATTGTCAGTTTTACTGCAATGACTGTCACCAACCAATGTGTGAACAATGCCGAGATGAACAtcagaaaaataagaaaaccaAGAACCATGAAGTGGTCCCTTACAAACAACGCAAACGACAACTTCCTGTAGAGAAATGCAAGCTCCACCCCACAAAAGAAATGGTTATTCTCTGCGAGGAATGCCAAATTCCTCTTTGTTACAAATGTACAACCACAAAAGAACATCGCGGTCATGTGTTCACCGATCTACAAATGGTCTTTGATGAAAAGGTTTCGCTATGTCAAGAAGAAATTGCcaaaattagaaattatttCGAACCAACTTCTCAAGATTTGAAAAAGGATATTGCTGGTGATGTGAAAGAAATAAAGAAGATCATGGAAGGTTTAAGAACATCCATGAAGGCTGAAGCTGAGGCTGTAAAAAAGCTGGTAGACACAGTCACATCAGATAATACAGAACAAGTCAACAAAATAGAGCAGTCATTATTACAAACATTAAACGgccaaaatcaaaatattgatgaaTATATCAGCTATCTCaatgatttaatcaaaacattttatggTTGCCTATCCCCTTCAAACATAGAACAATTAACATTTGCTCTCAATTCAGAAAATCTGATCATAAGGCCCATACCAGAGACATCCAAACCAGTCCTACCCGTATTTACTGCTGGTCAATACAGCAAGGAAGATGTTGCCAAACTACTGGGTAAAATAACTGTTCCTAACATTAAACCagagaacagaaaaataaagcCAATGGAGACTGTCTCTACACAGTTGAAACCTACAGGGAAACAGAGAAAACAAGACAAAGATAAATCTGACGTGAAACAAACACTGTCTCTGTCTTCCTCTGTCACCGAGGTCAGGGAGTACACAGTACCATGTGTTGATGAGGTCTATCATATATCACTGGGTAAATCAGGCAGACTCTGGGTCAGTGATGGTAGTGGTAACCTTGTCCAAACAGATCTTCAGGGGAATCAGCTACAGAAGATACAAACCAGTGGTGGATCTCAAGGctaccacacagtcacacaggacGGGGATCTGATCTATACAGACCAATACAACAAAGTCATCAATAGGATAACACCAGATAATACAATCGCTGAATGCATTAAAATAAGAGACTGGGTACCAGTCAGTATACACTCCTCTCACATCAATGGGGACATACTGGTGGGGATGTGGAAGGTTGGAGAGGGTAAAGTCACCAGGTACAACAAGACAGGGacagaaatacagaacatacagaGAGACAACAAAGGACAGAAATTGTACAAGTATCCACTctacatcacagaaaacatcaatggtgaTGTCTGTGTATCAGTCCGTGGCAAACATTCTGTAGTGGTGGTGGATAAATCAGGACAACGCAGGTTCTCATACACAGGTCAGGGGTCAAGGATTCTTCCCTTTGGAATATGTACTGATGTACTCggtcacatcctggtgtgtgatatTAACAGTGACACAGTTCATCTCCTTGATCAGGACGGTCAGTTCTTGTCTCTACTACTCACACCACAACAAGAAGTAAAGTGTCCCCGTGGTGTGTATGTGGATGATGAGAACAATCTCTGGGTGGGACAACGTTACACCAACAAAGTATCAGTGTACAAGTATCTACAGTGA
- the LOC128169230 gene encoding battenin-like: MKERRRNVISAYSSGTGGAWIFGALSAGLSPRKTLLVMTIIPALMFISFFIVIKKPRQFYQKEYIVKYSEDTSSLLKEPEDADDKIKGRLTLREKLLLLKPLMKYMIPLCVVYIAEYFINQGLYELLYFNHIWLSEKEQYRWYQVDYQLGVFISRSSVNVFKINKLWTLPVLQCVNVAILTAQVFLRFIPNIWIIFALVLFEGLLGGAAFVNTFYKISEDIEAEFKEFSLAAATIADSVGISIAGAISIPVHNHICSLNLKM, translated from the exons ATGAAAGAAAGAAGGAG GAATGTTATATCAGCGTACTCGTCGGGAACTGGTGGCGCTTGGATATTTGGTGCTCTGTCCGCCGGTCTGTCACCTAGAAAGACGTTACTTGTGATGACTATCATACCTGCCCTCATGTTTATCAG CTTCTTTATTGTGATAAAGAAACCTAGACAGTTCTATCAAAAAGAATACATTGTCAAATACAGTGAGGACACCAGTAGTCTGCTGAAAGAACCAGAAGATGCAGATG ataaAATAAAAGGAAGATTAACATTGAGAGAAAAATTACTCCTTTTAAAA CCACTGATGAAATACATGATACCTCTGTGTGTAGTGTACATCGCTGAATACTTTATCAATCAAGGATTA TATGAACTTCTGTATTTTAATCACATTTGGCTCTCGGAGAAAGAACAGTATAGATG GTATCAAGTGGACTACCAGTTAGGCGTGTTCATCTCCAGGTCATCTGTCAATGTGTTCAAAATCAACAAACTGTGGACTCTTCCAGTGTTACAg TGTGTTAATGTTGCAATACTCACAGCCCAAGTCTTTCTGCGGTTCATCCCCAATATCTGGATCATCTTCGCCCTTGTCCTGTTTGAGGGACTTTTGGGGGGAGCCGCCTTTGTCAATACGTTCTACAAGATCTCAGAggat ATTGAGGCAGAATTCAAGGAATTTAGCCTGGCAGCTGCTACTATTGCTGACTCCGTGGGAATTTCTATCGCTGGTGCGATCTCTATTCCAGTTCACAACCATATATGTTCACTCAATCTGAAAATGTGA